The proteins below are encoded in one region of Corynebacterium felinum:
- a CDS encoding DNA-methyltransferase, producing MENFEILNTDALSGLRSLKDNSIQVTVTSPPYFNLRKYSGENPLEVGRERSVDQYIKNLLEIFTVLKNKTRDDGLLFLNLGDSYLKGHLGGVPWRLAIALADSGWILRSDIIWHKPNAMPSSIKNRPTTDHEYVFMFAKSPQYFYDQDAIREPHVTFTENSKMRGGRGHLGKRGGTPETGKNAGNSNLHDARWDQAFHPLGRNRRTVWSIPLGKFRGAHFAVFPEKLAELCILAGSRPGDIVCDPFTGSGTAGLVALRNKRRFVGMELVPEYSKMANERLNAVGESLF from the coding sequence ATGGAAAACTTTGAAATTCTGAATACGGATGCACTTAGCGGACTCAGAAGCCTAAAGGACAATTCAATTCAAGTCACAGTGACAAGTCCTCCGTATTTCAATCTGCGTAAATATTCCGGAGAGAACCCCTTGGAGGTGGGCAGGGAACGTTCCGTGGATCAGTATATTAAAAATCTATTGGAAATCTTCACTGTTTTAAAAAACAAGACACGCGATGATGGTTTGCTTTTCTTAAATTTGGGAGATTCATATCTCAAAGGACACCTCGGCGGAGTACCTTGGCGTCTTGCGATTGCTCTTGCAGATTCTGGATGGATTCTCCGGTCGGACATCATTTGGCATAAACCAAATGCTATGCCTTCCTCGATAAAGAATCGCCCAACGACTGACCATGAGTATGTGTTTATGTTCGCAAAGAGTCCACAATATTTCTACGACCAAGATGCCATTCGGGAACCTCATGTTACATTTACAGAGAATTCTAAAATGCGTGGCGGAAGGGGCCACCTTGGTAAACGTGGAGGCACTCCGGAAACCGGAAAGAACGCTGGAAATTCGAATCTGCATGATGCTAGGTGGGATCAGGCATTTCACCCATTAGGCCGGAATAGGAGAACGGTTTGGAGTATCCCATTAGGAAAGTTTAGAGGCGCTCATTTTGCGGTCTTTCCCGAGAAATTGGCAGAACTCTGCATTCTGGCCGGATCACGACCTGGTGACATCGTTTGTGATCCATTTACGGGCTCCGGAACAGCGGGTCTTGTTGCACTTCGCAACAAGAGAAGGTTCGTTGGAATGGAATTGGTGCCAGAGTACTCTAAAATGGCGAACGAACGACTCAACGCTGTTGGAGAATCGCTCTTTTAA
- a CDS encoding putative glycoside hydrolase — MAAISVSKSSRTHATQRPRPRLAWVRYGYPISPRQLRAAAGKFRVAILQPWEVAAAQQLKEANPHTVVLAYKCLSSVRTYEPGPVYSSGISPQDATALNTCATDEQWAGYAEHVQQKVWEKKYQDAWVRAVVGEIAAGPFDGVMADNDVFGDYYGHGLDMGMVRSGLDTLVHTAGAKLNEQGKLLVPNIAESRCEPERWLRHSRFGGGFEECWLGWGNAGDGWLDVECCLDQMEQMDCDGLIIARVPAKPWSRRRYVEFALAAAWVFFPTRDIAVTATAHDDYSCLPLYADLDLGLPVGGIKREGNVFYRDFTHGQAAVNLGATRQKGLMRRSGQLRITRR, encoded by the coding sequence GTGGCGGCTATCAGCGTGTCTAAATCCTCACGCACCCACGCCACGCAGCGCCCACGTCCACGCTTGGCGTGGGTACGCTACGGGTATCCGATTTCGCCACGCCAATTGCGTGCCGCGGCGGGAAAGTTTCGCGTTGCTATCCTCCAGCCGTGGGAGGTTGCCGCCGCGCAACAACTCAAGGAAGCGAACCCGCACACTGTGGTGTTGGCGTATAAGTGTTTGTCTTCTGTGCGCACATATGAGCCAGGTCCTGTGTATTCTTCGGGGATTTCCCCACAGGATGCGACAGCGCTTAACACCTGCGCTACCGACGAGCAGTGGGCTGGTTATGCGGAGCACGTGCAGCAGAAAGTGTGGGAGAAAAAGTATCAGGATGCGTGGGTGCGCGCAGTTGTTGGGGAAATCGCTGCGGGGCCTTTCGACGGCGTGATGGCCGACAATGATGTGTTCGGCGACTACTACGGGCACGGTCTTGATATGGGTATGGTGCGCTCTGGGCTAGATACGCTAGTACACACTGCGGGGGCGAAGCTGAATGAACAGGGCAAACTTCTTGTTCCGAATATTGCTGAGTCGCGGTGTGAACCTGAACGCTGGTTGCGCCATAGCCGTTTCGGCGGGGGTTTTGAGGAATGCTGGTTGGGTTGGGGTAACGCCGGTGATGGGTGGCTGGATGTTGAGTGTTGCCTTGATCAGATGGAGCAGATGGACTGCGATGGGTTGATCATTGCCCGTGTTCCGGCGAAGCCGTGGTCCAGGCGACGCTATGTGGAGTTTGCACTTGCTGCTGCCTGGGTGTTTTTCCCTACGCGCGATATTGCGGTGACGGCAACGGCCCACGATGATTACAGTTGCCTTCCTCTGTATGCGGATCTTGATTTGGGTCTTCCTGTCGGCGGGATAAAGCGCGAGGGGAATGTTTTTTATCGCGACTTTACCCACGGGCAGGCTGCTGTCAATCTTGGTGCTACCCGCCAGAAGGGTTTGATGCGTCGTTCCGGCCAGCTGAGGATCACTCGCCGGTAG
- a CDS encoding rhodanese-related sulfurtransferase produces MSVGKILLYYKFTPIADPKAVMLWQRELCELLGLKGRILISEHGINGTVGGDMEACKKYIRKFRDFPGFRGTEFKWSEGSAEDFPKLSVKVRDEIVAFGAPGELKVDEKGVIGGGVHLKPEEVNKLVEERGDEVVFFDGRNAMEAQIGKFKNAVVPDVRTTHDFIKELESGKYDWMKDKPVISYCTGGIRCEILSSLMLNRGFKEVYQIDGGIVRYGEKFGNDGLWEGSLYVFDRRMHMEFGGGIKDPGFIQLGHCQCGQPTNKFEHCINEDHCRDLVLMCPECFENVETRHCGRPECVEVAQQEAKTHSV; encoded by the coding sequence ATGAGTGTTGGCAAGATTCTTCTGTACTACAAGTTCACTCCGATTGCTGATCCTAAAGCTGTGATGCTGTGGCAGCGTGAGCTGTGCGAGCTTCTGGGGCTGAAGGGTCGTATCCTCATTTCTGAGCACGGCATCAACGGCACTGTCGGCGGTGATATGGAGGCATGCAAGAAATACATCCGTAAATTCCGCGACTTCCCGGGTTTCCGTGGCACTGAGTTTAAGTGGTCTGAGGGGTCAGCTGAGGATTTCCCGAAGCTGAGCGTGAAGGTACGCGATGAGATTGTGGCTTTTGGCGCTCCCGGTGAGCTGAAGGTGGATGAGAAGGGCGTGATTGGCGGCGGCGTCCACCTGAAGCCGGAAGAGGTGAATAAGCTGGTTGAGGAACGCGGCGATGAGGTTGTGTTCTTTGATGGGCGTAATGCGATGGAGGCCCAAATCGGCAAGTTTAAGAATGCCGTTGTGCCTGATGTGCGCACGACTCATGATTTCATCAAGGAGCTGGAGTCCGGCAAGTATGACTGGATGAAGGATAAGCCGGTGATCTCCTATTGCACGGGCGGTATTCGCTGTGAGATTCTCTCCTCACTGATGCTCAACCGCGGTTTTAAAGAGGTGTATCAGATCGACGGCGGTATCGTGCGTTACGGTGAGAAGTTCGGCAATGATGGCCTGTGGGAGGGCTCGTTGTACGTGTTCGATCGCCGCATGCACATGGAGTTCGGTGGCGGTATTAAAGACCCCGGTTTTATCCAGTTGGGTCATTGCCAGTGCGGTCAGCCGACGAATAAATTTGAGCACTGCATCAATGAGGATCACTGCCGCGATCTGGTGTTGATGTGCCCTGAGTGTTTCGAGAATGTTGAAACCCGCCATTGCGGCCGCCCCGAGTGTGTTGAAGTAGCACAGCAGGAAGCGAAAACGCACAGCGTTTAA
- a CDS encoding transposase family protein: protein MHEALKVVSAKSPTQIDALHHAKDTDNLFVCLDGTLIRTDRVASKNLKNRHDLMRSGKHKAFGGNVQVLTDESGYPLWVSPVSPGSVHDITAAGEHVLDAISTVDISVLADKGYIGAGHNVHTPIRGRNLADDEYEYNPESERIASTSRTSKRHAQTTQSTFEA, encoded by the coding sequence ATCCACGAAGCACTCAAGGTTGTTTCTGCAAAATCTCCCACCCAGATAGACGCACTACACCATGCCAAGGACACCGATAATCTTTTCGTCTGCCTGGACGGAACACTCATCCGAACAGACCGCGTAGCAAGTAAAAACCTGAAAAATCGCCATGACCTGATGCGTTCCGGCAAGCACAAAGCATTTGGTGGCAATGTTCAGGTGCTCACTGACGAGAGCGGCTACCCACTATGGGTATCCCCAGTATCTCCTGGATCTGTTCATGACATCACCGCAGCGGGTGAGCATGTTCTTGATGCAATAAGCACTGTTGACATTAGCGTTCTTGCCGACAAAGGCTACATCGGTGCAGGTCACAACGTACACACACCGATTAGAGGAAGGAATCTGGCAGATGATGAGTACGAGTACAACCCGGAGTCTGAACGGATTGCGAGCACCAGCAGAACGAGCAAACGCCATGCTCAAACAACTCAAAGCACTTTCGAAGCGTAA
- a CDS encoding DUF5635 domain-containing protein produces the protein MNSFIDPMSHRVNLEKQVKQIIESAADGCLKKIDETASIDFKEEAGRRDGKEIRPGVEQNPEAATQLAWEVACMANSPGGGVLVVGVGDKNGELIGTALNVDWLRQQIDSRIHCAPYIEEHKVLGVRILVIYVAEAPAPVPGQGGALRWRVGDQCKPVDPAEWWEAQRKRRNLDEMAQLTPATVQDVPTSAMNVLRDLGIDYEGEPVESFLLRHGACTIDGVLTGAGKLLFCPVGWSVLELTICDVVGGSVLKRITANPHKSCLEQLAEILAALEVVNVNSTIQADLVHKFIPLIPTVALREAILNGLIHRDWLQKQPTEVRWISADSRLEVRSPGGFPSGITPNNVLSKRKHRYPALADVYRSLGMVEKQGFGVDRMYQSMIVVGHRPPIIEQLPNLSVETILIGGRPNPVVMAVMQQLLPRVRQEDYRIAIFMHGLFYQAFLSTEQLAQLLQDTYEMALHTIHIACETVFHEQPIVEKLHNAWVLGRPVREYLLKNSDRNAVFPLVPYLTTDAAVLIQTALSWIEQFGSITTGTLEKLCGVSSNTARLALASAVEHGLMVCVGKGRATRFEKVKEK, from the coding sequence ATGAATAGTTTTATTGACCCTATGTCCCATCGAGTCAACCTAGAAAAACAAGTCAAACAGATCATTGAGTCCGCTGCTGATGGGTGTCTGAAGAAAATTGATGAAACCGCTTCTATTGATTTCAAAGAAGAAGCCGGTCGTCGTGATGGCAAGGAAATTAGACCAGGTGTAGAGCAGAACCCCGAGGCAGCGACACAGCTTGCCTGGGAAGTAGCCTGCATGGCTAATTCACCTGGGGGCGGAGTGTTGGTTGTAGGGGTCGGGGATAAAAATGGGGAGCTCATCGGTACCGCGTTAAATGTTGATTGGCTTCGCCAGCAAATAGATTCCCGCATTCATTGCGCACCCTATATTGAGGAACACAAAGTTTTGGGGGTACGGATTTTGGTGATCTATGTCGCAGAGGCACCGGCACCAGTCCCCGGGCAAGGCGGCGCACTCCGGTGGCGTGTAGGCGACCAATGTAAACCGGTGGATCCAGCAGAATGGTGGGAGGCACAACGAAAAAGGCGCAACCTCGATGAAATGGCTCAGCTCACCCCTGCGACCGTACAAGATGTGCCCACTTCAGCAATGAATGTGCTCAGAGATCTTGGGATTGATTACGAAGGTGAACCAGTGGAAAGTTTTCTGCTCAGGCACGGAGCCTGCACCATCGATGGAGTGCTCACGGGGGCTGGAAAGCTATTGTTCTGCCCTGTCGGGTGGTCCGTTCTTGAGTTAACAATCTGTGATGTGGTCGGAGGCTCCGTTTTGAAACGCATCACGGCGAATCCTCACAAGAGCTGTTTGGAACAGCTCGCTGAGATACTCGCAGCCTTAGAAGTGGTGAATGTGAACAGTACAATACAGGCAGATTTGGTGCATAAGTTTATCCCGCTTATTCCCACAGTTGCGCTCCGCGAGGCAATTTTGAATGGGCTGATTCACCGTGACTGGCTACAAAAACAGCCCACAGAGGTTCGGTGGATTAGCGCTGATAGTCGCCTAGAGGTACGATCGCCAGGAGGTTTTCCATCTGGGATCACGCCGAACAATGTCTTAAGCAAGCGAAAGCATAGATATCCGGCGTTGGCGGATGTGTACCGATCTTTAGGAATGGTGGAAAAGCAGGGCTTTGGTGTCGATCGTATGTACCAATCAATGATTGTTGTGGGGCACCGCCCACCAATCATTGAGCAGCTACCAAACTTAAGCGTGGAAACCATCCTTATTGGTGGTCGCCCAAACCCTGTTGTGATGGCTGTCATGCAGCAGCTTCTTCCCCGTGTGCGTCAAGAGGATTACCGCATTGCTATTTTCATGCACGGTCTTTTCTACCAGGCTTTTCTTAGCACTGAGCAGTTGGCGCAATTACTGCAAGATACCTATGAAATGGCACTACATACGATCCACATTGCTTGTGAAACGGTATTCCACGAGCAACCAATTGTGGAAAAACTCCATAATGCGTGGGTGTTAGGCCGACCGGTACGAGAATATTTGCTGAAAAACTCAGATCGAAACGCGGTTTTCCCGTTGGTTCCTTATCTCACTACCGATGCTGCTGTTCTTATCCAAACCGCACTGAGTTGGATTGAGCAATTCGGAAGCATTACAACAGGTACGCTGGAGAAACTCTGTGGAGTTTCAAGTAATACTGCACGTCTCGCGCTTGCTTCTGCGGTAGAACATGGCCTCATGGTCTGCGTGGGCAAAGGTCGTGCCACCCGATTTGAAAAGGTCAAAGAAAAATAG
- a CDS encoding SDR family oxidoreductase, which yields MKCAVVTGASRGVGLAVTRALCDAGYTVYAQYNQTPPQLDHEHLHWFQLDATKPLDTQCLPALSSVDALVLCAGVAELGSTHTQSREVFQWHMDVNFFSPVELSQALLPALIAAQGHVVYVNSGAGLHSYPQWAAYSASKHAARAWCEALRAETPEIRVTSVYPGRIATDMQRAIRAQEAGEYTPKEYLSTDTVAHTILHVLATPADAQLPDISIRPR from the coding sequence ATGAAGTGTGCTGTTGTGACTGGTGCAAGTCGTGGTGTGGGGCTTGCTGTTACGCGTGCGCTTTGCGACGCCGGCTATACGGTGTATGCACAGTACAACCAGACCCCACCACAGCTTGATCATGAGCATCTTCACTGGTTTCAGCTTGATGCCACCAAGCCTTTGGACACCCAATGCTTACCAGCCCTGAGCAGTGTTGATGCCCTTGTGTTGTGTGCGGGCGTGGCTGAATTGGGCAGTACTCATACGCAGTCGCGTGAGGTTTTTCAGTGGCATATGGATGTGAATTTCTTCAGCCCGGTGGAGCTTAGCCAAGCGCTTCTTCCCGCCCTGATCGCTGCACAGGGCCATGTGGTGTATGTGAATTCGGGTGCGGGTTTGCATTCTTATCCGCAGTGGGCCGCGTATTCGGCAAGTAAGCATGCGGCGCGTGCGTGGTGTGAAGCATTGCGGGCGGAAACCCCCGAAATTAGGGTTACGAGTGTGTATCCCGGCAGGATTGCCACGGATATGCAGCGCGCAATTCGCGCTCAGGAGGCAGGGGAGTACACTCCGAAAGAGTACTTGTCGACGGATACTGTGGCGCACACAATCCTTCATGTGCTTGCTACTCCTGCCGACGCCCAATTGCCTGATATTTCCATTCGCCCGAGGTGA
- a CDS encoding recombinase family protein, which yields MGYQRVSTLDESTSRQLEGVKVENLFTDKVSGKDVNRTQLALAINFARKGGTLIVHSMDRMVRNLEELQKVVRELTMKGVHVEFVKEHLTFTEDDSPINKLLLSMPGAVAEFERSMILERQREGIAIAKSQGKYKGRRPSLTLEQVAQLKQRRADGETVTAPSKDSKISRSTVCHYPNQANTTHRRSNYQNTPKFSTQTTSDTPFH from the coding sequence ATCGGATACCAGCGCGTTAGCACCTTGGATGAGAGCACTTCCCGTCAGTTAGAGGGTGTGAAGGTGGAAAATCTGTTCACCGACAAAGTGAGTGGCAAAGACGTTAATCGCACCCAGCTCGCACTTGCTATCAACTTCGCCCGCAAAGGTGGCACACTTATCGTCCACAGCATGGATAGAATGGTGCGCAATCTAGAGGAGCTGCAGAAAGTGGTTAGGGAGCTGACCATGAAAGGTGTACATGTCGAATTTGTGAAGGAACATCTGACCTTCACCGAGGATGATTCTCCGATCAATAAACTCCTATTATCCATGCCTGGAGCTGTGGCAGAGTTCGAGCGGTCGATGATTCTAGAACGTCAGCGTGAAGGAATTGCGATAGCCAAATCTCAGGGCAAATACAAAGGGAGGAGACCATCACTTACGCTAGAACAAGTGGCGCAACTCAAGCAACGTCGAGCCGACGGCGAAACGGTAACTGCTCCATCTAAAGATTCTAAAATCTCAAGATCAACCGTATGCCATTATCCAAATCAAGCAAACACCACACATCGTAGATCTAATTATCAAAACACACCCAAGTTTTCGACTCAGACGACAAGTGATACCCCATTCCATTAA
- a CDS encoding universal stress protein, producing MAALGGVKAAGSFSVFSHDPIRVLVAWSPQQGGDEALAVAAWLSRVADVRVRCACAFVRPWTAPGVAKSGGKYVKWFAKEQKRYREAVVSGLSDCGVAEAMWDGDVAVFLDGNSESVLLTQAAQDFGADVVVLGSQATAPKGRFLPGTTADAMLHSSPVPLVLAPRAPKLSKRGVTRVNFVLMGEEQELSALLRAAQIACEWGVPLRIVALSPGGFGPPPVSDALDLPADVRHEWRENTLAALDRARDEVYGVFGECTVGCEIGSGSGWSAALDALKWKKGDLLCFASSPLGPLARVFIGSQTSSILRHARVPVLMIPGHSF from the coding sequence GTGGCTGCGCTTGGTGGGGTGAAGGCTGCGGGTTCTTTTTCTGTTTTTTCCCATGATCCGATCAGGGTGTTGGTTGCGTGGTCGCCACAGCAGGGTGGGGATGAGGCGTTGGCGGTTGCGGCGTGGTTGTCGCGTGTTGCTGATGTGCGTGTGCGTTGTGCGTGTGCGTTTGTGCGTCCGTGGACTGCGCCTGGGGTGGCGAAGTCGGGGGGTAAGTATGTGAAGTGGTTTGCTAAAGAGCAGAAGCGTTATCGTGAGGCTGTGGTCAGTGGGTTGTCTGATTGTGGGGTGGCTGAAGCGATGTGGGATGGGGATGTTGCTGTGTTTTTGGATGGGAATTCGGAGTCGGTGTTGTTGACGCAGGCGGCGCAGGATTTTGGGGCGGATGTTGTGGTGTTGGGTTCGCAGGCGACGGCGCCGAAGGGTCGGTTTTTGCCGGGGACGACGGCGGATGCGATGTTGCATTCTTCGCCGGTGCCGTTGGTGTTGGCGCCGCGTGCGCCGAAGTTGTCGAAGCGTGGGGTTACGCGGGTGAATTTTGTGTTGATGGGGGAGGAGCAGGAGTTGTCGGCGTTGTTGCGGGCGGCGCAGATTGCGTGTGAGTGGGGTGTGCCGTTGCGGATTGTGGCGTTGTCGCCGGGTGGTTTTGGTCCGCCGCCGGTGTCGGATGCGTTGGATTTGCCTGCTGATGTGCGTCATGAGTGGCGGGAGAATACGTTGGCGGCGTTGGATCGTGCTCGTGATGAGGTGTATGGGGTGTTTGGGGAGTGTACGGTGGGTTGTGAGATTGGTTCGGGTTCGGGCTGGTCGGCGGCTTTGGATGCGTTGAAGTGGAAGAAGGGGGATTTGTTGTGTTTTGCATCGTCCCCGTTGGGTCCGTTGGCGCGGGTGTTTATTGGTTCGCAGACGTCGTCGATTTTGCGTCATGCGCGGGTGCCTGTGTTGATGATCCCGGGACATAGTTTTTAG
- a CDS encoding AAA family ATPase translates to MPNYTQTRNTITQFLTARVPLIVVHSIEPNRVLSILRDIAANFPNMPFFEYSGTEGLTELLSKRKVSEDPSLHGALDMAKQTFKTRANVNYIFSDIDTIDADSTTSRLFAQMVRLSEQYQGSIILLVDKPVWPGLSRLGMSTTLDLPDIDELYDALSETIESNRMNIIIEWQHEEIRRAAETLLGVTESEAINVLATLLAKGKIARSDLAELSQFKDRIFGEMTGIERITLREDYTIGGLATLKSWLTKREVLIKSDLSATALHPPKGILLCGVPGCGKSLSAKAIAHQWQLPLYRLDMGSVLGMYVGESEKNLREALATADRVAPCVLWIDEIEKGLANSASDPSVTKRLIGQFLYWLQESTSKVFLVATANDVSTLPPELLRKGRFDEVFFVDLPTAEEREEILRLSFIKYIQQCPSPEMLAELTAVSEGFAGSDIDAAVHDIASEMFAHRSSTLPDDDYIAEVFRNVVPFSQSNPEEVEAIRQWGRTRAVPAGSTTVSTPLPPQHNTPRRVLF, encoded by the coding sequence GTGCCTAACTACACACAAACACGCAACACCATCACACAATTCCTCACCGCACGCGTCCCCCTCATCGTCGTGCACTCCATCGAACCCAACCGCGTTCTGTCCATCCTGCGCGACATCGCCGCCAATTTCCCCAACATGCCCTTCTTCGAATACTCCGGCACCGAAGGGCTCACCGAGCTACTCAGCAAACGGAAAGTCTCCGAAGACCCCTCACTGCACGGCGCACTCGACATGGCGAAGCAGACCTTCAAAACCCGCGCCAACGTCAACTACATCTTCTCCGACATCGACACTATCGACGCCGACTCCACCACCTCCAGGCTCTTCGCCCAAATGGTGCGTCTATCCGAGCAATACCAAGGATCCATCATCCTTCTAGTAGACAAACCCGTCTGGCCAGGCCTTTCCCGCCTAGGTATGTCCACCACCCTCGATCTGCCCGACATTGATGAGCTTTATGATGCTTTAAGCGAAACCATCGAATCTAATCGCATGAACATCATCATCGAGTGGCAGCACGAAGAAATCCGCCGCGCAGCAGAAACCCTCCTAGGAGTCACCGAATCCGAAGCAATCAACGTACTGGCAACCCTGTTAGCAAAAGGAAAAATTGCCCGCTCTGACCTGGCAGAACTTTCCCAGTTCAAAGACCGCATCTTCGGTGAAATGACAGGCATCGAACGCATCACATTACGCGAAGACTACACAATCGGTGGGCTGGCTACCTTGAAATCCTGGCTGACCAAACGCGAAGTCCTGATCAAATCCGACCTGTCTGCCACCGCCTTACACCCACCCAAAGGCATTCTGCTGTGCGGCGTACCCGGCTGTGGCAAATCCTTATCCGCCAAAGCCATTGCCCACCAATGGCAGCTTCCCCTCTACCGCCTCGACATGGGCTCAGTCTTGGGCATGTACGTGGGGGAATCGGAGAAAAACCTCCGCGAAGCACTCGCCACCGCCGATCGGGTAGCGCCCTGCGTGCTCTGGATCGATGAGATTGAAAAGGGATTGGCCAATAGCGCCAGCGACCCTTCAGTAACCAAACGACTCATCGGCCAGTTTTTATACTGGCTTCAAGAATCCACCTCCAAGGTATTCCTCGTGGCCACCGCAAATGACGTGTCAACACTACCTCCTGAGCTTTTACGCAAGGGGCGTTTCGACGAAGTATTTTTCGTCGATCTACCCACCGCCGAGGAGCGGGAAGAGATCCTGCGCCTTTCTTTTATCAAGTACATCCAACAATGCCCCAGCCCTGAAATGCTCGCGGAGCTTACTGCCGTATCGGAAGGTTTCGCCGGATCTGATATCGACGCTGCCGTGCACGATATCGCTTCGGAAATGTTCGCCCATCGCAGCTCAACACTGCCCGATGACGACTACATTGCCGAAGTGTTTAGAAACGTGGTGCCTTTCTCCCAATCCAACCCGGAAGAAGTCGAAGCGATCCGCCAGTGGGGCCGCACCCGTGCCGTACCCGCCGGCTCGACAACCGTTTCCACTCCGCTACCACCACAACATAACACCCCACGCCGAGTGCTTTTCTAA
- the pelF gene encoding GT4 family glycosyltransferase PelF, producing MNHPRIRFPDSNFELEKVDVALVMESTYPYLKGGVSAVVHDIITHNPDLRFGIIHIAWDSKAPTKDLYGVPENVAWIDVLYLSIEETKEAFTQACMGEATPRQVRQLVHAIKQTIAGNFEPMRALYHEAMNPQTRTWNVWATLTHKDLMAAAIEATGDAGDITLGELFWLVRDFFSLGYSLLHRFNPPAKVYHAHTTGYASLVAATAAIQNGGAFFLTEHNLYVRDTVNALLNREMSLPVTMQSPQELAQTTFEKFWTWWWVEMGAILYTEAEHITYLYPQAIDEAQDLAGDRAKSETLPNGIVWEDFDYARNRRREANEGIAEKKTWRFACIARVVPIKGIIELIDSVNYLKECGIDNIKVDVLGPTEHVPQYYQRCVEYIEQLGLEDRIVLRGTVNVRDVLHDYDALVLSSFNEGQPIVVLESMVIGLPVIGTDVGGMDQLVTDVLIDEEGNEIHPCGDLVKPGDSKGLAELMIMLTKSPETYIKWHENSLARIRTIFLMPQVMARYNAIYRRLGAGEYGRRFLSARTADLARGADDIHDYPARAWDRYPGQHKFRKSLGGGGYQRV from the coding sequence GTGAATCATCCCCGTATTCGCTTCCCCGATAGCAATTTTGAACTAGAAAAAGTCGATGTGGCTTTAGTCATGGAATCGACCTACCCCTACCTCAAAGGCGGTGTGTCGGCGGTAGTCCATGACATTATTACCCACAACCCTGACTTACGTTTCGGGATTATTCACATCGCCTGGGACTCCAAAGCCCCGACAAAAGATCTCTATGGTGTGCCGGAGAATGTGGCGTGGATTGATGTGTTGTACCTCTCCATTGAGGAAACGAAAGAAGCCTTCACCCAAGCATGTATGGGTGAGGCGACACCGCGCCAAGTCCGCCAACTCGTCCATGCGATTAAGCAAACGATTGCGGGCAATTTTGAACCGATGCGCGCGTTGTATCACGAGGCAATGAACCCACAGACCCGCACGTGGAATGTGTGGGCAACACTGACCCATAAAGATTTAATGGCGGCGGCGATTGAAGCAACCGGGGATGCCGGCGATATTACGCTCGGTGAGCTGTTTTGGCTGGTGCGTGACTTCTTCTCGCTCGGCTATTCCTTGCTGCACCGCTTCAATCCTCCCGCGAAGGTGTATCACGCGCACACCACAGGCTATGCCTCGCTGGTGGCGGCCACGGCAGCGATCCAAAATGGAGGCGCGTTTTTCTTAACCGAGCACAATTTGTATGTGCGCGACACTGTCAATGCGCTGCTCAACCGTGAGATGAGTCTGCCAGTGACCATGCAGTCGCCGCAGGAGCTGGCACAAACCACCTTTGAAAAGTTCTGGACGTGGTGGTGGGTAGAGATGGGCGCGATTTTATATACGGAAGCAGAACACATCACCTACCTGTACCCCCAAGCTATTGATGAGGCGCAGGATTTGGCCGGTGATCGGGCAAAGTCTGAAACGCTGCCGAACGGGATCGTGTGGGAGGATTTCGACTACGCCCGTAACCGACGTCGTGAAGCAAACGAAGGGATCGCCGAGAAAAAGACCTGGCGTTTCGCCTGCATCGCCCGCGTGGTACCTATTAAGGGCATTATTGAGCTGATCGATTCGGTCAACTATCTCAAAGAATGCGGCATCGACAACATCAAAGTTGATGTGCTAGGCCCCACCGAGCACGTACCCCAGTACTATCAGCGCTGCGTAGAATACATTGAACAGCTGGGGTTGGAAGACCGCATTGTGCTGCGCGGCACGGTGAATGTGCGCGACGTGTTGCACGATTATGATGCGCTGGTGCTGTCCAGCTTCAATGAGGGGCAGCCGATTGTGGTGCTGGAGTCGATGGTGATCGGGTTGCCGGTGATCGGCACCGATGTGGGAGGCATGGATCAGCTGGTCACCGACGTCCTCATTGATGAGGAAGGCAACGAGATCCACCCCTGCGGTGATTTGGTGAAACCTGGCGATTCGAAGGGCTTGGCGGAGCTGATGATCATGCTCACGAAGAGCCCGGAAACATATATAAAGTGGCATGAGAATTCCCTTGCCCGCATCCGCACTATTTTCTTGATGCCGCAGGTGATGGCGCGTTATAACGCTATTTATCGACGCCTCGGCGCAGGCGAGTATGGTCGCCGTTTCTTAAGTGCCCGCACCGCTGATTTGGCGCGGGGAGCTGACGATATTCATGATTATCCGGCGCGTGCCTGGGATAGGTACCCCGGCCAACATAAATTCCGCAAAAGTTTAGGCGGTGGCGGCTATCAGCGTGTCTAA